The region CAGAAGCTGATTGGCGGGCTGGGCAACATTTATGTGGATGAGGCGCTGGCGCTGGCGGGCATTCTACCGGAGCGGCCGGCGGCCAGCCTGACGGACGAGGAGGCGGCGCGGCTTTACGGGGCTGTGAACGCCGTCATCGCCCAGGGTATCGAGCATGGAGGGACGACTTTCCGCGATTACCGCGACGGTGCGGGCCAGAAGGGCAGCAACCAGCATCACCTGAGGGTATACGGGCGGAAGAACGAGGCGTGCAGCGTGTGCGGCACGCCAATCGCCCGCTCCGAGGTGGCCGGGCGCGGCACGCATTATTGCCCGCATTGCCAGCACTAGGAGGAGACGGGAGTGCGCGTGATCGGACTGACAGGCGGGATCGCCAGCGGCAAGAGCACGGTGAGCGGCATGCTGCGCGAGCTGGGGGCGCGGGTGATCGACGCCGACGCTATCGCCCGCGAGGTTGTGGAGCCCGGCCGGCCGGCCAGAGACGAGATCGTCGCCTGGCTGGGCCGGGATATTCTGCTGGCCGACGGTTCGCTGGACCGCAGGAAGCTCGGCGAGCTGGTGTTTGGCGACAGTAAGGCGCGGGCCGTCCTGGAGGGCATTACCCATCCGCGGATTACGGCGGCGGCGAAAGAGGCGCTGGCGGCGGCGGAGCGGGAAGGCTGCGCGGCGGCGGTGCTGGATGTGCCGCTTTTGTATGAGGCCGGCTGGGACGCGTATGTGGACGAGGTTTGGGTGGTGTACGTGGATGCGGCCACTCAGTTAAGACGTCTGATGGAGCGGGATTCCCTTACGGAGGGGCAGGCGGCGGCTCGTGTCGCCGCCCAGATGAGCCTGGAGGAGAAGGCCCGCAGGGCCGATATCGTTATCGACAACAGCGGCGCCCCGGAAAGCACCGCCGCGCAGGTGGCGGCGGCCTGGCGCCGGCCGGCGTGAGATAGGCGACATTAATCGGTGGTACTGCACATAGTTTATAAGGAGCATGGATGACGGAGTGATTGTGTTGCGCAAGACCACCCTGGCCGTGCTGGCGCTGCTCGCCGTGCTGGCGGCGGCGGCCGGCTTTATCGTGTACCAGAGCGACTGGTTCCAGCGGGAGTATATTTATCCTTTCCCTTACCGGGAAAAGGTGTTTTACTATGCGACCGAGTATGAGGTCGATCCTTTCCTGATTGCGGCCGTTATCCGCACAGAGAGCAAATTTATCGTCAACGCCCGTTCACCGAAGGGGGCGATGGGACTTATGCAGATGATGCCCGAGACGGGGCAGTGGGTGGCGAGCCAGGTGGAGCAGGAGGGGTTTTATCCCGGGATGCTCAACAACCCTGATACGAGCATCCGTTTCGGGGCGTGGTATCTGGCGTCGCTGAAGAAGGAGTTTAAGGAGAACGAGATTCTGGTGCTGGCGGCGTATAACGGCGGCCGCGGCAACGTGAGCCAGTGGATGCGCCAGCTGGGCTGGGATCGCGGTTTCCGCGACATCGACAGGATCCCGTATAAGGAGACGCGGGAGTATGTGAAGAAGGTGCTGGCGGCGAGGGAGCATTACCGCTTGCTATACGGCAGGTAACGGGGGAAGCGGTTTGTTAGGGTCGTCCGCGGCGGTGTTCCTCGGATGGCCCGCTTGGTGGAGACGATGGGGGAAGTTGTTTGGGGAGGTAGGGTTTTTGAGGTACGGGAGATTAGGGGTTGCGGTATTATTGATATTTGCGCTGCTTGCCGTGGGGTGCGGGCGCGATAAGGCGGGAAAGCCAGGGGCGCCGGAGGCGCCCGCGCCGGCGAAGATGGTGCCAGGCGGGCAGCTTATTTATGGCAGTCTGTTGGAGCCGAATACGCTTAACCCGCTGCTCTCCGATCTGGTGGCGACCGCCGAGGTGGGCAGCCTGATTTTCAGCGGCCTGGTGCAGGTGAACGATAAGGGCGAGTGGCAGGCCGATCTGGCGAGCGAGGTGCCGACGCTGCGGAACGGGGGCGTAAGCCCGGATGGTCTGACGGTGACGTATCGCCTGCGCCCGGGGGTAACCTGGCACGACGGGGCGCCTTTTACGTCCGCGGATGTGAAGTTTACGTGGGAGACGATCATGAACCGGCGGGTGAATGTGGTTTCGCGCGACGGCTATGATATGATAAGCGCGGTGGATACTCCGGACGCCAATACGGTGGTGGTGCGGTTCCGGCAGTATTACGCGCCTTACCTGACGTTGTTCACGACCATTCTTCCCCGGCATCTGCTGGCGAACGCGGAGGATATCGGCAAGGCGTCGTTTAACCGCGGGCCGGTGGGGACGGGGCCGTTCAGGTTTAAGGAGTGGCGTCTGGCGGAGGCGATCGTGCTGGAGGCCAATCCGGCGTATTTCAAGGGCCGCCCGAATCTGGACAGCATTGTTTACAAGATCATTCCGGACAGCAATATCATGCTTACCCAGCTTAAGGCGGGCGAGGTCGATATCGTGAGCAACGTGGGCATCGCCAATCTGGAGCAGGTGAAGGCGGTGGGCGGGGTCCGGGCGGTGATGACGCCGAATATGATCTGGGAGCATCTGGACTTCAATCTGGATAACGCGCTTTTCAAGGATGCGAGGGTGCGGCGGGCGGTTGCGCTGGCGCTCGACCGGCAGGCGATCGTGAATAGTGTGGTGAAGGGTGCGGCCAGCGTGGCGGTGGGCGATCAGTCGCCGCTGTCGTGGGCGTATAATCCGGTGCTGAAGCCGCCGGCCCGCGATGTTGGCGCGGCGAGGGAGCTGTTGGAGCAGGCGGGTTTCAAGCCGGGAACGGACGGGGTTTATGTCAGGGATGGACAGCGCCTGGCTTTCAATCTGGTGACGACGACGGGGAACAAGACGCGGGAGGCGGTGGCCCGCGAGGTGGCGCAGCAGCTTAAAGAGGCGGGCGTGGAGGCAACCGTTCGGCTGGTGGACGCGCCGGTGTTTTTCGGGGACGTGCTGCGATCCCGCCGTTTCGAGGCGGCGATGTTTGCCTGGGTGGCGGGGCTCGATCCCGATAACGCCAGTCTGTGGCATTCGCGCAATATCCCGTCGGCGGGCAATAGGTATCAGGGGCAGAATTACGCCGGTTGGCGCAATCCCGAGGTGGACGGCCTTATCGAACAGGGGGCGCGGCTGGTGGATGTGGAGGCGAGGAGGCAGGCGTATCTCCGTATTCAGGAGCTGATCGCGCAGGAGGCGCCGGTGATTCCGCTTTATTTCCGTTCGAATGTTGACGCGGTGCGCGATACGGTGGTAAACTATAAACCGAACCCGACCCAGGCGGGCAACCTCTGGAACGCCCGCGAGTGGGGGTTGACCAAAAAAAGGTAGTGGACAAGGTATTGACTGAGACTGGGGCTTGTGGTAAGATAATTTTGTCGCCAAAAACGGCGGCACAATGATGATACGCGGTCGTGGCGGAACGGCAGACGCGCTAGCCTCAGGAGCTAGTGGGGGCAACCTCGTGGTGGTTCAAATCCACTCGACCGCACCATCAAACCTCAATACCCTCCAAACTATGCGGTAGTGGCGGAACGGCAGACGCACCAGCTTGAGGGGCTGGCGGGGGCAACCTCGTGGTGGTTCAAATCCACTCTACCGCACCATAAGAAAGACGGAACCCGCAGGCGAATGAGCCTGCGGGTTTTTTGCGCGTGACAGGGAGGAGATAAATGCCATGTGTGGAATTTTACATATATTGTTAGCGGTCCGCGCCGGTGCTATATCAGTAGTTTTCCGGCGGCGGGCGATCAAAAGGGAACGGGGTGTTGTTGTGAGAGTTGTTTTTTCACGGGTGCTGGCCGGCGCGGCGCTGGCGGTTCTGCTGGTTATGGGGAATAATGCGGGGGCCGACGCGGCGCAGGTTACCAGGACGCTGGAGGAGAACACGCGGATAACGCCGCCGGGGGTGATTGTGGCCAAGCGGAGCGAGATTCCGATGTTCAAGAAGGGGACGGTCGTTACGCTGAACGAGTACGGCGAGGTGCTGGAGGGGACTTTGGCGGAAGACATAAGCCTACCGTACGAGACGGGTAAATCCGAGGGGGCCGCCAGGATGTCGTATACGCCGCCGACGTATATGTATGTGCCGATGTATGTCGATTCGGGGCCGCGCTACCGGATTCTGCCCTTCAAGGGCGATACGCGGGTCGTGTTCAACGACCGGGGCGAGGTTGTTTTCGGGACGATCTCCGGGGCCGCCCAAAGCATCATGCTGGATTATTCGAATCATATTCTGGTGGCCGACGGCGAGATCAGTTTTCACAAGAACGGGATGCTGGCGAGCTGTACGCTGAATGATGATAGTTTTCTGCGGCCGGCGGGCTGGCAGCAGTTGTTGAACGATAATTTCAAGGATAACGTTGCCTGTCCGGGGTATGTGGAGTTTAAGGGCAAGAAGCCGGTGAAGCTGAACGAGAAGGGTGAGGTGCTCTTTGGCACGCTGGACAAGGACACGAAGCTGCCCGGTTATAATAAGTTTGCGACAGGCGTTGTCGCCAAGCTGCTTTATGAGGCCGGCACGGAGGTGGAGCTGGACGGCAAGGGGGTTGTGGTGAAGGCGACGAAAAAGTGAGCGGGTTGTTATAGCACGGTATTATTGTTGAGTGAGGAGCGTCGTGAGACGCTGGAATTGGGGGAAGTTGCCGAATACGATCGGGTTTAGGTCGGCGCTGCCGCCGACCGCGGCGGCGGTGTTGATGCGCCAGCGCGCGTTGTGTCTGTGTCCGTCGGTCGCGTATTGGCACCAGCCGCTTGTTCCCTGCCGGTCGGAGAGGTAGAGCCATTGGTTTTCCGCTTCGCGGATTTCTTTGCGGTTGGGTGGTAGTTCGACGCCCAGCGCCTCGACGGCGATGATTTCGCCCCGGTGATATACGGCGAGGGCGTCGCCGCCGTATATGGATATGTAGCCTACCGTTTCTCCCGGTTGGAGGGTTTTCGTTCCGTCGGGGGAGGATAGGGGTTGCCTGATTGTAACGGGATGCAGACCGGGATGGGCGATGTAGCAGAGGGCGAGGAGGGTGGCTTCTTTGCCCGGGGGCAGGGTGCCGACGATTCGGCTGGCGGCGTCGCGGTCGGCATGGAGGGCTACTGGCTGGGCGGGGATGACGGTGTAGCCGGCGCCGGGCGTTTTGTCCGCCAGGAATCCGTTGTAGTACCAGAAGCCGTCGAGGGCGACCGAGGGCGGCATTTCGGTCGCCGCTGCGCCGCCTCCCAGGGGCAGCAGCAGGATGAGGACGAGCGACAGGATTGTTTTCGTTGACAAGTTGGTTCAGTCCTTTCGGCACAGTGTTAGCAGGAGGAAGGATAAAGACAGGTCCCCGTGGGCTCAGGCCCCGGGGACCGTTTTGATTTCCCGCATGCGGCGTGCGTCGGCGACGGCTGGGAGGACGCAGGAGGCGAGGATGCCGAAGACGGCGACGATGCCGGGGTCGAATTGGGTTTGGGCGTTGCGGCGGATTTCGGCGACGATGGCTGCGGGGGAGAGGGCTTTGCGGTAGGGACGGTCTTCGGCCATGGCGGCAGCGGCGTCGGCGACGGCGCAGATGCGCGCGAGGAAGGGTATCTGGGTGCCTTTGAGGCCGTAAGGGTAGCCTTCGCCGTCCCAGCGCTCGTGGTGGTAGAGGATGATTTTGTTGGCGGCGTCGAGGTGGTTGTTGTTTTTGAGGAGATCGTAGCCGAAGGTGGGATGGAGCTTGACGGCTTCGTATTCTTCGGGGGTCAGTTTGCCGGGCTTGAGCAGGAGGGAGTCGGCTATGGCGAGTTTGCCGATGTCGTGGAGGAGGGTGCCCCAGTTGAGCTGGAGAAGTTCTTGGTCGGACAGGCCCATGTTTTGGCCGATGGATATGGCGATTTTGTTGACGAGGAGGGAGTGCTGGGCGGTGTCGCTTTCATGGGTTTCGAGGACTTTGAGGAAGCTCATGAGGGTGGCGACATGGGCGGAGGGGATCTGACGGCGGGAGGCGTTTTCGAGTTCTGTGAGGAACTGGCCGATGGACTGGTTGGCGAAGGCGATGTCGGCGATGCGGATGATTTTGTCGCCGTCTTTGGTGAAGGAGTGGCCGTCGCTGATGCAGACCTGGTTGCGGCCGGCTTCTTTGGCGGCGTACATGGCGTTGTCGGCATGGTGGATCAGTTGCTCGGCGGTCATGCCGGACTTGTAGGTGACGATGCCGACGCTGACGGTGATTCGGCCGCCGGGCTGGCTGTCTTCGCCGGGGAAGCCGTGGGTGGAGACGGCCCGCTGGAGGCGGAAGGCGGCTTCGCGGGCTTCGTCCGGGCCGGCGCCGCGCATGAGGAGCAGGAATTCTTCGCCGCCGAAACGACCGAGGGTGTCGCGGTTGCCGGTGAGGCGAGCGAGTAGTTCGGCGAGCCGGCTTAGAAGGGCGTCGCCCTGAATGTGGCCGTATTTGTCGTTGTATTTTTTGAAGTAGTCGATGTCGAACATGAGGAGGGAGAAGGGGGCGCCGCCATCTGCAGCCTGGCTGATCTCGGTTTCGATCTGGTCCATCATGTAGGCGGTGTTGTAGAGGCGGGTTTTGGCGTCGCGGTTGGCGAGCAGGCGCAGGTCGTCGCAGGAGTGTTCGAGTTCGTCGACGACGCCGAAGATTTTCCGCTCGGCGGCGAGGACGATGCCCAGGGGAAAGCGGTAGATGGTGTAGGCGAGGGCGGCGCCGAGGAGGGTGAAGACGCACAGGGAGAGGAAGGAGGAGAGGAAGAGGTGATCGATGCTTTCGACGATTTCTAGGAGAGTGTTTCGAAACCCCTGTATACTGTGGCCATTGAGTACCCATCATGGTTAAAAAGGCGGCCCGTCACCTCAATTTAGGGATATGCCGGAAAGAATAACGTTTGATTCTATCCCCTATGGCCCTTACTGACCCACCAGGACCGCTGGGAGCCCGACCGATGGGCAGACTTGGTCCCGGGTAAGTGTATAGAGCCGTTTGATATTCACCACTGCTGCGGTAAACGCGACCTGAAGGAGCGTTTTGGTTCTGCCTATATATCTGGCTTGACGCATTCCTTTGCGAATCAGGTGCGCCACTTTTCGCTCCACCTTGGCCCGCTTCACGTACAGCGTTCGGAATTCTTCTGTGGCCATCTCGGCCAGAATCTCCCGCCGCCGCTCTTCCTGCGAATGCAGCTCAATCGTCTTTCCCTTGCCGTGACGGGTGCACTGGTCCCGGAACTTACAACGGTTGCAGGTCGCTTTGGGGAAAACAAACACATCAATGCCGCCCTTGCGATGCCGGACCGTGGCCGTGATTTCTCCCGCCGGACACCAGCAGATTCCTTGCCCAAAATCGATGGTAAAGTCCTGTTTGCCAAACCGTTTCTTCGGGGCGTGAGCCCCTGGCAGCGGCGCCACCGGCGTTACTTGATGTTTAGCCATCTGATCGCGGGCTTCGAGTGTGCCGTACGCGGTATCCCCGAGCAGCTTGCCAGGCTTGACGAGGGTTCCCGCCAACAAGGGATCGACCGACTCGCCATCCGGCCGGTTTCCGGCAGTGATATCGATGCCGGTAATAAGTTCACTGGCTTCGTCCATGAGAATCTGGCTCTTATGGCCGTTGAACCTGCCGCTTGAGGTTTTGTGTCCGTGCCTCATGTCCGGGTCCGTTACCGAAAGAATGCGGTCAGGAGCCACGCCCTGTTTGAGATGGATACCGGTGTCATCGGTGACAATATCCTGCTCGGTGACATTACCCAGGAGTTCCATGGCCGTCTTTTCGTCCGCCGTCAATTCGGCCCCCTTGAGCGCATCCAAGATGGCGCGACCGTCGCCGACCAACTGGCGGAGGAGCTGGGTTCTGGCTTCAGCATCATCCCACCGGATCTTCTCCTTGCCGTTTTGGCTGTAATCCAAGGACAAAGAAAGGGCGTTCAACCGGTCCCGTGCCGTACCGCCGGCATGACTGCTTACGGCGAACATCTTCTGGATGGCCTTTTTAATTAAGGTGTAGGTGTCCTGGAGAGCGCCCGCTCCCAGCACCTGGGTGGAGTCAAGAATCTGCAGTCCCCGGTCCTTCAAGATCCCCGTTTCTTTGGCGAGGCGGACAAATCGTTCAAAAACCAGCTTCTGTTGCTTATTGAGCAGCAGCCGGGTACGAAACCGGCACAGGGCCGTATGGTCGAAGCCCGTTTCGTTCAGGCCCAGACCCAGCGCTTTTTTCCAGCGCAGGTCATAGCGGGCGCGCTGTTCCGCTTCCCGATCCGAAACGTTGTCATGATACATCAACAACAGCACTTTCGACAGCAGAGCCGGAGAAACCGAAGGCCGGCCAACGGCACTGTACAGGTCGGCAAAGTCTTCTTCCCGGATGAGGCGCTCGCCCCACCGGGCAAACAGTCCGTAAATGCTATCGGGATCGACCAGCGGACCATCCAGCCACGCTTCTAAATCCAATAAGCTGGTCTGTTTATCTTGGCTTCCTAACACGGCGTTCACCTCTACAGGTAAATTCGCCGTCAGGCCTTGATTTCCCTGGTTTCAAGGGAATCTCCGGTTTGATTTCAATGGGTTTTGCAACACACTCCTAGGGTGCCGTAGACGCGGTTGTTGTATTTGATGGTGGTGCGGGTGGTCATGTCGAGGATGGCCGCCGGTCCCGGCTTGCCTTCGTAGGCGAGCCGGCCGGTGTCTGTATAGACCCGGAAGGAGACGATGGGCTCGGCTTCGGGGAAGCGGTGGGCGACTTCGACGAAGCGCGGGATGTCGTAGTACCAGAGTTCGGGGTTGTCGTGAATGGCGAGCCTGATTGTTTCGGCGAGCAGCCGGCCGCGCAGTTCGGCGGCCTGATGGCGTTCGTCGTAGCTTAGCGTAAGGTAGGTGACGGGCATGGCAACGCTGATGACGAGCCATGTCATCAGCGCGAGGATGCGCATTCGGTTGGCGAATTGTCTGGAGAAGCCGATTTTGTTTATCACGTGGTCCTCACCTATTGCGGCGGTGTGCCGCCGTTTTCGGATATGACGGCCTGACCTTCGCGCGAGGCGACGAAGGCGATGAAGGCTTTGGCGCGCTCGGTAAGGGTACCTTTGTAGATGAAGGAAAGGGGTTTGACGTAGGGGTAGCGGCCGCTTCTGATGTTGTCGTCGGTGGAAGCGACGCCGTTTATGGAGAGGGGTTTGATGCCGCCGTTGATTTTGATTTCGGTGGAGTCGGTGTGCCCGAAGGCGCCCTGTTTGGTGCGGAGGCTGTTGGCCATGTCGATGTCGTGATACATTACCTGCCAGCGTTTCTGGCTAACTGAGTCCTTTATGGCGTCGGCGAAGCCGGGTATGAGCTTGAAGAGGGTCAGGTTGGAGCTGTCGTGAAGGCCGCGAATGAGGACGATGATGGGCCGACCGTCGCTCCAGGCGGTTTTCTCGCCGCGATGGATCCTGACAATGTCGTCGAGCGTGACGTCATTGTCGGGTACGTCCGGATGGGCGGCGAAGATGATGGCCACTTTGGCGTAGGGGATTTCGTTGAGGCCGGAGGCTTTTTCACCGGCGGTGAGGGAGCGGGAGACAAGGCCGAGTTCGAGGGCGCCTTCCTGGACGGCTTTGATTGCTCCGCTGGTGCCGATGCTTTTCGGCACTTCGACAACGGTGTTGCCCGCTTTTTTATTGTAGGCGGCGGCGAGTTTTACGGTTATGGGCAGGTTGGTGCCCGAGCCGGCGACGATGAACCGCCCGGTTCCGGCCGGTTTGGCGTCAGCGGCGGGCTTGGTGGGCGACGGGCCGCTGCCCGGGCCGGAGCAGCCGGCGGCGAGGATGAGGCATAGGATGGCGGCGAGCATGGCGTTACGGGGGATGAGCATGTTCTTGCCTCCGTGTCGGGCGATATTTCGACAAATTGGGTAGATAATGAACGAACGCGCCTGTTTTCGAGTTAATTCGACGTTTTGGACGATTATCCTGCAACTGGATTAATTATC is a window of Selenomonadales bacterium 4137-cl DNA encoding:
- the coaE gene encoding dephospho-CoA kinase (Dephospho-CoA kinase (CoaE) performs the final step in coenzyme A biosynthesis.) — translated: MRVIGLTGGIASGKSTVSGMLRELGARVIDADAIAREVVEPGRPARDEIVAWLGRDILLADGSLDRRKLGELVFGDSKARAVLEGITHPRITAAAKEALAAAEREGCAAAVLDVPLLYEAGWDAYVDEVWVVYVDAATQLRRLMERDSLTEGQAAARVAAQMSLEEKARRADIVIDNSGAPESTAAQVAAAWRRPA
- a CDS encoding lytic transglycosylase domain-containing protein, translated to MRKTTLAVLALLAVLAAAAGFIVYQSDWFQREYIYPFPYREKVFYYATEYEVDPFLIAAVIRTESKFIVNARSPKGAMGLMQMMPETGQWVASQVEQEGFYPGMLNNPDTSIRFGAWYLASLKKEFKENEILVLAAYNGGRGNVSQWMRQLGWDRGFRDIDRIPYKETREYVKKVLAAREHYRLLYGR
- a CDS encoding peptide ABC transporter substrate-binding protein codes for the protein MIFALLAVGCGRDKAGKPGAPEAPAPAKMVPGGQLIYGSLLEPNTLNPLLSDLVATAEVGSLIFSGLVQVNDKGEWQADLASEVPTLRNGGVSPDGLTVTYRLRPGVTWHDGAPFTSADVKFTWETIMNRRVNVVSRDGYDMISAVDTPDANTVVVRFRQYYAPYLTLFTTILPRHLLANAEDIGKASFNRGPVGTGPFRFKEWRLAEAIVLEANPAYFKGRPNLDSIVYKIIPDSNIMLTQLKAGEVDIVSNVGIANLEQVKAVGGVRAVMTPNMIWEHLDFNLDNALFKDARVRRAVALALDRQAIVNSVVKGAASVAVGDQSPLSWAYNPVLKPPARDVGAARELLEQAGFKPGTDGVYVRDGQRLAFNLVTTTGNKTREAVAREVAQQLKEAGVEATVRLVDAPVFFGDVLRSRRFEAAMFAWVAGLDPDNASLWHSRNIPSAGNRYQGQNYAGWRNPEVDGLIEQGARLVDVEARRQAYLRIQELIAQEAPVIPLYFRSNVDAVRDTVVNYKPNPTQAGNLWNAREWGLTKKR
- a CDS encoding diguanylate cyclase gives rise to the protein MLANRDAKTRLYNTAYMMDQIETEISQAADGGAPFSLLMFDIDYFKKYNDKYGHIQGDALLSRLAELLARLTGNRDTLGRFGGEEFLLLMRGAGPDEAREAAFRLQRAVSTHGFPGEDSQPGGRITVSVGIVTYKSGMTAEQLIHHADNAMYAAKEAGRNQVCISDGHSFTKDGDKIIRIADIAFANQSIGQFLTELENASRRQIPSAHVATLMSFLKVLETHESDTAQHSLLVNKIAISIGQNMGLSDQELLQLNWGTLLHDIGKLAIADSLLLKPGKLTPEEYEAVKLHPTFGYDLLKNNNHLDAANKIILYHHERWDGEGYPYGLKGTQIPFLARICAVADAAAAMAEDRPYRKALSPAAIVAEIRRNAQTQFDPGIVAVFGILASCVLPAVADARRMREIKTVPGA
- a CDS encoding IS1182 family transposase, producing the protein MLGSQDKQTSLLDLEAWLDGPLVDPDSIYGLFARWGERLIREEDFADLYSAVGRPSVSPALLSKVLLLMYHDNVSDREAEQRARYDLRWKKALGLGLNETGFDHTALCRFRTRLLLNKQQKLVFERFVRLAKETGILKDRGLQILDSTQVLGAGALQDTYTLIKKAIQKMFAVSSHAGGTARDRLNALSLSLDYSQNGKEKIRWDDAEARTQLLRQLVGDGRAILDALKGAELTADEKTAMELLGNVTEQDIVTDDTGIHLKQGVAPDRILSVTDPDMRHGHKTSSGRFNGHKSQILMDEASELITGIDITAGNRPDGESVDPLLAGTLVKPGKLLGDTAYGTLEARDQMAKHQVTPVAPLPGAHAPKKRFGKQDFTIDFGQGICWCPAGEITATVRHRKGGIDVFVFPKATCNRCKFRDQCTRHGKGKTIELHSQEERRREILAEMATEEFRTLYVKRAKVERKVAHLIRKGMRQARYIGRTKTLLQVAFTAAVVNIKRLYTLTRDQVCPSVGLPAVLVGQ
- a CDS encoding substrate-binding domain-containing protein gives rise to the protein MLIPRNAMLAAILCLILAAGCSGPGSGPSPTKPAADAKPAGTGRFIVAGSGTNLPITVKLAAAYNKKAGNTVVEVPKSIGTSGAIKAVQEGALELGLVSRSLTAGEKASGLNEIPYAKVAIIFAAHPDVPDNDVTLDDIVRIHRGEKTAWSDGRPIIVLIRGLHDSSNLTLFKLIPGFADAIKDSVSQKRWQVMYHDIDMANSLRTKQGAFGHTDSTEIKINGGIKPLSINGVASTDDNIRSGRYPYVKPLSFIYKGTLTERAKAFIAFVASREGQAVISENGGTPPQ